TCCATTACGGTGTGGTCTCTCCGGAGATGGAAGGACTGGATGAAATGATCGAAGTTCCCAGTGTGGGCGACAGGAAGCCGCGTCAGGTTTGCCGTAAGGTTCTGGCAATCGTTATCAGGGAACGTATACGGGAAATTCTGGAGGTAGTGGCTAGTGAATTGCGTAAATCGGGTTTCCCAAAAGAAGTGCTGACTTCAGGAATAGTATTGACTGGTGGTACGTCCATGCTGTCCGGTATTGAAGAACTTGCCGAAGAAGTATTCGAACTGCCCGTACGTATCGGCATACCTCAGGAGATGGGCGGCGTTTCCGAGCGCGTCCGTACGCCGCGCTACTCTACTGTCATCGGACTGCTTCAGGCAGCACGCAGTTTGGAAGGTGTCCATGTGCAGCAGCAAGGCGGAATAGTGCAAGACAAAGAAGAAGCCGGCGGTGGTCTGTGGGCAAGGTTGAAGAGGTGGTTTGAAAACAATCTCTAAACAGACAGGTTGCCGTTTGACAGGGTAAGAAGTATTTTGCAAGTAACAAGATACTTCTTATATAATAATAAATAATAATTTATTTTCAACCGTCCTCTGAATGGGCGAGCAGGAGTTTTTCAATGGAATTTGTTTACGACGTGGCAGAATCGGCAGTCAGCCCTGCGGTGATTAAAGTAATCGGATTGGGCGGCGGCGGTTGCAATGCAATCAATAACATGGTTGCCAACAATGTGCGCGGTGTGGAGTTTATCAGTGCCAATACGGATGCACAGTCTTTGGCAAAAAACCATGCGGCGAAGAGAATCCAATTGGGTACGAATCTGACACGTGGTTTGGGTGCGGGTGCCAATCCTGATATTGGCCGCGCAGCCGCCCAAGAGGATAGGGAAGCCATTGAAGAAGCCATTCGTGGTGCAAACATGCTCTTTATTACGACCGGCATGGGCGGCGGTACCGGTACCGGTTCGGCTCCGGTTGTTGCCGAAATCGCCAAGTCGCTGGGTATCTTGACGGTTGCTGTGGTTACCCGACCGTTCGCATATGAAGGTAAGCGCGTCCATGTTGCACAGGCAGGTCTGGAACAATTGAAAGAACACGTCGATTCGCTGATTATTATCCCGAACGACAAATTGATGACGGCTTTAGGCGAAGACGTAACCATGCGCGAAGCCTTCCGTGCCGCTGACAATGTATTGCGTGATGCCGTTGCCGGCATTTCCGAAGTGGTTACTTGTCCGAGCGAAATCATCAACCTCGATTTTGCAGATGTGAAAACCGTGATGAGTAATCGCGGTATCGCCATGATGGGTTCGGGTTATGCCCAAGGTATAGACCGTGCCCGCATGGCAACCGATCAGGCCATTTCCAGCCCGTTGTTGGATGATGTGACGTTGGACGGTGCGCGCGGCGTGCTTGTCAATATCACGACCGCACCCGGTTGTCTGAAAATGTCCGAGCTGTCCGAGGTTATGAAAATCGTCAACCAAAGCGCGCATCCTGATTTGGAATGCAAATTCGGTGCTGCAGAAGACGAAACCATGAGTGAAGATGCAATCCGGATTACCATTATCGCAACCGGTTTGAAAGAAAAAGGTGCGGTTGAAGCCGCTCCGGTCAGAGAAACTGAATCGGTTTCCTCATCCAAACAGGCGCAAAGCTACAATGTAGAAGGTATGATTCGCACTAATCGCGGCATCCGTACCATGAACCTGACGGCTGCGGATTTCGATAATCAGTCTGTCCTTGACGATTTTGAAATTCCTGCAATTTTGCGTCGTCAACACAATTCAGACAAATAATGTGCCGTTTGCCGTAAACCTATTGCCTCCCGAACCGGTTTTCCCGATTTGGGAGGTATATTTTTCAATATGCCGAATCCTGTGCGGTTTGCGGTGTGCGGGTTCAGATTTTTTACTTGAAACGGACTGCTAGATATGGATATTTCAAAACAAACATTGCTGGATAGGGTTTTTAACCTGAAGGCAAACGGTACGACGGTGCGTACCGAGTTGATGGCAGGTTTGACGACCTTTTTGACGATGTGCTACATCGTTATCGTCAATCCCCTGATTTTGGGCGAGACCGGAATGGATATGGGGGCGGTATTCGTCGCCACCTGTATTGCATCCGCCATCGGCTGTTTTGTCATGGGTTTTATCGGCAACTATCCGATTGCGCTTGCCCCGGGTATGGGTTTGAACGCGTATTTTACCTTTGCGGTCGTTAAAGGTATGGGTGTACCTTGGCAGGTGGCTTTGGGTGCGGTATTTATTTCAGGTTTGATTTTCATCCTGTTTAGCTTTTTCAAAATCAGGGAAATGTTGGTCAATGCTTTGCCTATGGGTTTAAAAATGTCGATTGCTGCCGGTATCGGTTTGTTTTTGGCACTGATTTCCCTGAAAGGTGCGGGTATTATCGTTGCCAATCCGGCAACCTTGGTCGGTTTGGGCGATATTCATCAACCGTCTGCGTTGTTGGCACTGTTCGGTTTTGCTATGGTGGTTGTTTTGGGATACTTCCGCATTCAAGGTGCAATCATCATTACCATCTTGACCATTACCGTTATCGCCAGCCTGATGGGTTTGAATGAATTCCACGGGGTAATAGGTGAAATGCCGAGCATTGCGCCGACTTTTATGCAGATGGATTTTAAAGGGTTGTTTACCGTCAGCATGGTCAGCGTGATTTTCGTCTTTTTCCT
Above is a window of Neisseria sp. Marseille-Q6792 DNA encoding:
- the ftsZ gene encoding cell division protein FtsZ — its product is MEFVYDVAESAVSPAVIKVIGLGGGGCNAINNMVANNVRGVEFISANTDAQSLAKNHAAKRIQLGTNLTRGLGAGANPDIGRAAAQEDREAIEEAIRGANMLFITTGMGGGTGTGSAPVVAEIAKSLGILTVAVVTRPFAYEGKRVHVAQAGLEQLKEHVDSLIIIPNDKLMTALGEDVTMREAFRAADNVLRDAVAGISEVVTCPSEIINLDFADVKTVMSNRGIAMMGSGYAQGIDRARMATDQAISSPLLDDVTLDGARGVLVNITTAPGCLKMSELSEVMKIVNQSAHPDLECKFGAAEDETMSEDAIRITIIATGLKEKGAVEAAPVRETESVSSSKQAQSYNVEGMIRTNRGIRTMNLTAADFDNQSVLDDFEIPAILRRQHNSDK
- a CDS encoding NCS2 family permease; the encoded protein is MDISKQTLLDRVFNLKANGTTVRTELMAGLTTFLTMCYIVIVNPLILGETGMDMGAVFVATCIASAIGCFVMGFIGNYPIALAPGMGLNAYFTFAVVKGMGVPWQVALGAVFISGLIFILFSFFKIREMLVNALPMGLKMSIAAGIGLFLALISLKGAGIIVANPATLVGLGDIHQPSALLALFGFAMVVVLGYFRIQGAIIITILTITVIASLMGLNEFHGVIGEMPSIAPTFMQMDFKGLFTVSMVSVIFVFFLVDLFDSTGTLVGVSHRAGLLVDGKLPRLKRALLADSTAIVAGAALGTSSTTPYVESAAGVSAGGRTGLTAVTVGVLMLACLMFSPLAKSVPAFATAPALLYVGTQMLRSARDIDWDDMTEAAPAFLTIVFMPFTYSIADGIAFGFISYAVVKLLCRRTEDVPPMVWIVAVLWALKFWYLG